Genomic segment of Pseudomonas sp. DY-1:
CTGGCCATCACGCTGATGCGCTTTGGCTTGAGCAGGTCCTTGAGCGGCGCCAGCACGCAGGCAAGCGCCACTGACGAGGCACTGGGGCTGCTCAACTGATAGGGCGCCGAGAGCGTATCGAGCAACTGCGGATTGGCTTCCGGAACCAGGCCAGGGGCCTTGACCGGATCGAGGGCCCCGGACAGATCGATCAGCGAGCATCCCGCGGACGTCGCGCGCGCAGCAAAGCTGCGGGTCACTGCCTCACCAGCCGCGAAGAAAGCCAGGCGCACCTGGGAGAAGTCGAAATCGGCCACATCCCGCACCCGCAGGTTGCGCCCTTTGAAAGGCAGCGATGAGCCGGCGGATTCGCCACTGGCAAGCAGATGAAGGTTTCCGACCGGAAAATCCCGCTCTTCGAGGAGCTGGACGAGGGTTTCGCCAACGGTGCCGGTGGCGCCGATCACGGCGATATCGAGGGTCTGGCTCATGGGGGGGATACTTCTGGCGATGCGAGGAGCGGCACTTTAACCGTCACCCCGCACGCAGGCAATCGAGGGTCAGAGGGTGCCGACGAGCCTCATCGGCACCCTGCGATCCATCAACGCTCCAGCAGGATGCGCAGCATGCGGCGCAGCGGCTCGGCTGCGCCCCACAGCAGCTGGTCACCGACGGTGAAGGCGCCTAGGTACTGCGAGCCCATGTTGAGCTTGCGCAGACGGCCGACCGGAACGGTCAGGGTACCGGTCACAGCGGTCGGAGTGAGTTCGCGCATGCTGATTTCGCGCTGGTTCGGCACCAGTTTCACCCAGGGATTGTGCTGGCTGATCATGCCTTCGATATCGGCGATCGGCACATCCTTGTTCAGCTTGATGGTCAGTGCCTGGCTGTGGCAGCGCATAGCGCCGATGCGCACGCAGATGCCATCCACCGGGATCGGGCTCTTGAAGCGACCGAGGATCTTGTTGGTCTCGGCCTGGCCTTTCCACTCTTCGCGGCTCTGGCCGTTAGGCAGTTCCTTGTCGATCCACGGGATCAGGCTGCCGGACAGGGGCACACCGAAGTTCTCGGTAGGGAAATCTTCGCCGCGCATGGCTTCAGCCACTTTGCGATCGATGTCGAGGATGGCACTGGCCGGGTTGGCCAGATCGTCGGCCACCGCCGCATGGGTCGCGCCCATCTGCTTGATCAGTTCGCGCATGTTCTGCGCGCCGGCGCCGGAGGCAGCCTGGTAGGTCATGGCGCTCATCCACTCGACCAGGCCGGCTTCGAACAGGCCACCCAGAGCCATCAGCATCAGGCTGACGGTGCAGTTGCCGCCGATGTAGTTCTTGGTACCGGCGTCCAGTTGCTGGTCGATGACCCGGCGGTTTACCGGATCGAGCACAATCACCGCGTCATCCTGCATGCGCAGGCTGGAAGCAGCGTCGATCCAGTAGCCCTGCCAACCTGCTTCGCGCAGCTTGGGGAACACCTCATTGGTGTAGTCGCCACCCTGGCAGGTCAGGATCACATCGAGGGTCTTCAGCTCGTCGATGCTGTAGGCGTCCTTCAGCGGGGCAATGTCCTTGCCGACCGCAGGGCCCTGGCCACCGACATTGGAAGTAGTGAAGAACACCGGCTCGATCAGGTCGAAATCCCGCTCTTCCAGCATTCGCTGCATGAGCACGGAACCCACCATGCCGCGCCAACCGATCAGACCTACACGCTTCATGACAACTACACCTTTCGTGAAAAAGTGGGCCGCTGGTATTCCAGCGGGCCCGACAGATTACAGATTCCGCAGTGCCGCGACCACAGCATCGCCCATTTCGCGGGTACCGACCTTGGTCGCACCAGCGGAGTAGATATCGCCCGTCCGCAGCCCCTGGTCCAGCACCAGGCTGACGGCCTTCTCGATGGCGTCGGCAGCAGCAGTCT
This window contains:
- the asd gene encoding aspartate-semialdehyde dehydrogenase — encoded protein: MKRVGLIGWRGMVGSVLMQRMLEERDFDLIEPVFFTTSNVGGQGPAVGKDIAPLKDAYSIDELKTLDVILTCQGGDYTNEVFPKLREAGWQGYWIDAASSLRMQDDAVIVLDPVNRRVIDQQLDAGTKNYIGGNCTVSLMLMALGGLFEAGLVEWMSAMTYQAASGAGAQNMRELIKQMGATHAAVADDLANPASAILDIDRKVAEAMRGEDFPTENFGVPLSGSLIPWIDKELPNGQSREEWKGQAETNKILGRFKSPIPVDGICVRIGAMRCHSQALTIKLNKDVPIADIEGMISQHNPWVKLVPNQREISMRELTPTAVTGTLTVPVGRLRKLNMGSQYLGAFTVGDQLLWGAAEPLRRMLRILLER